The following are from one region of the Pseudodesulfovibrio piezophilus C1TLV30 genome:
- a CDS encoding MOSC domain-containing protein yields MGTVQAVNISDRKGEKKHEVSEIWLREDFGVENDAHGGSERQVSLLALECIEDMKKALASLKAGDFAENITTTGIIASRLTPGMRVAVGDALIEITQIGKTCHNGCAIRREVGSCIMPKEGIFGRVLQSGCVRKGDGIEVLGLFR; encoded by the coding sequence ATGGGAACTGTCCAAGCAGTGAATATCAGCGACCGCAAAGGCGAGAAAAAACACGAAGTCAGCGAAATATGGCTCCGGGAGGATTTCGGCGTGGAGAATGACGCCCACGGCGGAAGTGAACGTCAAGTCAGCCTCTTGGCTCTCGAATGTATCGAAGATATGAAAAAAGCACTGGCAAGCCTTAAGGCCGGTGACTTTGCCGAAAACATCACCACCACCGGCATCATCGCCTCCCGGTTGACGCCAGGCATGCGTGTCGCTGTGGGAGACGCACTCATAGAGATCACACAGATAGGCAAGACCTGCCACAACGGCTGCGCCATCCGCCGGGAAGTCGGCTCCTGCATCATGCCCAAGGAAGGCATCTTCGGCAGGGTTCTCCAGAGCGGCTGTGTCAGAAAAGGTGATGGCATCGAAGTCCTCGGCCTTTTCCGTTAG
- a CDS encoding Tex family protein: protein MNDKYIGIIGKELSLKNHHVAAVVTLLDEGGTVPFIARYRKEATGTMDEVAVAAVRDRLESLLELDKRREAILSSLGERDLLTPELKQAVEQARDKAQLEDIYLPHRPKRRTRGAMARERGLEPLALLLLAQKGSDPHHEATRFISDDKDNPERSVPDTDAALAGARDIIAENISENSKARQAMRALFVKRGRFVSRVAKGKEEAGATYRDWFEWDEPLARIPGHRALAMFRGENEKFLKLSLRPPEEEATGLLRNSVVRGIGADARLVAEAMDDCYKRLLGPSLENEVRAEVKRRADEEAISVFASNLRELLLAAPLGQKRVLALDPGFRTGAKLTVLDAQGALKEYTTIFPVGSKKQQEDAAATLRTLCGRYTIEAIAIGNGTAGRETEAFVRTLDLSIPAVLVNESGASIYSASEVARREFPDLDLTVRGSASIGRRLMDPLAELVKIDPKSIGVGQYQHDVDQGALKKRLDQVVESCVNSVGVDLNTASAELLAHVSGLGPVLAGNIVAHRDEHGPFTSRKALLKVKRLGPKAFEQAAGFLRVHGKEPLDASAVHPERYALVKNMARDAGCSVRELMDEPEARTRISMDSYVSEEVGLPTLRDIMAELSRPGRDPRAEFSAFSFTEGINDIADLHEGMRLPGIVTNVTKFGAFVDVGVHRDGLVHISQLADRFVRDPSEVVAPGREVVVTVIGLDQKRGRINLSMKSGLNGD, encoded by the coding sequence ATGAATGACAAATATATCGGCATTATAGGGAAGGAACTTTCTCTCAAGAACCATCATGTCGCAGCAGTTGTTACGCTCCTGGACGAAGGGGGGACCGTGCCCTTCATCGCGCGGTATCGTAAAGAGGCGACCGGAACCATGGATGAAGTGGCTGTGGCCGCAGTTCGTGATCGCTTGGAGAGCCTGCTCGAGCTGGATAAACGGCGTGAGGCCATTCTTTCCTCTCTGGGCGAGCGTGATTTGCTGACCCCGGAACTCAAACAGGCGGTGGAGCAGGCCCGGGACAAGGCGCAGTTGGAAGACATCTATCTCCCTCACCGGCCGAAGCGAAGGACTCGTGGGGCCATGGCCAGGGAACGCGGTCTCGAACCGCTCGCCCTTCTGCTCCTTGCCCAGAAAGGGAGCGATCCTCATCATGAAGCAACTCGATTTATCAGTGATGACAAGGACAATCCGGAGCGGAGTGTCCCGGACACGGATGCGGCGCTGGCTGGTGCGCGAGATATTATCGCTGAAAATATCAGTGAGAATTCCAAGGCTCGGCAGGCCATGCGAGCACTTTTTGTCAAACGAGGCCGTTTTGTCTCGCGTGTTGCCAAGGGTAAGGAAGAGGCCGGGGCCACTTATCGGGACTGGTTCGAATGGGATGAACCTCTGGCTCGGATTCCGGGACATCGTGCGCTGGCGATGTTTCGGGGCGAAAATGAGAAATTTTTGAAGCTCTCTCTTCGTCCTCCCGAAGAGGAGGCAACTGGTTTGCTGCGAAATTCCGTTGTCCGGGGCATCGGTGCGGACGCACGGCTGGTCGCTGAAGCCATGGATGATTGCTACAAACGGCTCCTTGGGCCTTCACTGGAGAATGAAGTGCGGGCCGAGGTCAAGAGACGGGCGGATGAAGAGGCCATCAGTGTTTTCGCGTCCAACCTGCGGGAGTTATTGCTGGCTGCTCCTCTTGGACAGAAGCGGGTATTGGCGCTGGACCCCGGCTTCAGGACCGGTGCGAAACTCACCGTCCTTGATGCTCAGGGAGCACTCAAGGAGTACACGACCATATTTCCGGTGGGATCGAAGAAACAGCAGGAGGATGCCGCTGCGACGCTTCGCACGCTCTGTGGCCGTTATACCATTGAGGCCATAGCCATAGGCAACGGTACAGCGGGGCGGGAAACCGAGGCCTTTGTCCGTACCCTTGATCTCTCTATTCCAGCAGTACTGGTCAATGAGTCCGGGGCATCAATTTATTCTGCATCGGAGGTGGCTCGCCGGGAGTTTCCTGATTTGGACCTGACCGTGAGAGGCTCTGCCTCCATCGGCCGTAGACTCATGGACCCATTGGCCGAGTTGGTCAAAATTGACCCCAAGTCCATCGGGGTGGGCCAATATCAGCATGATGTCGATCAGGGTGCTCTCAAGAAGCGGCTTGATCAGGTCGTGGAGAGTTGTGTCAACTCGGTGGGCGTTGATCTGAACACGGCGAGTGCGGAACTCCTGGCTCATGTCTCTGGTTTGGGCCCGGTTCTGGCAGGCAATATTGTCGCCCATCGAGACGAGCATGGCCCTTTTACTTCGCGGAAAGCGTTGCTCAAAGTCAAACGGCTCGGTCCCAAGGCCTTTGAGCAGGCAGCGGGTTTTTTACGTGTGCATGGCAAGGAACCTCTGGATGCCAGTGCCGTCCACCCGGAGCGGTATGCCCTGGTCAAGAATATGGCCAGGGATGCCGGGTGTTCTGTCAGGGAACTGATGGACGAACCGGAGGCCCGTACCCGAATCAGCATGGATTCTTACGTTTCCGAAGAAGTAGGGCTCCCTACATTGCGTGATATCATGGCAGAGCTTTCCAGGCCGGGGCGGGACCCGCGCGCCGAATTTTCCGCTTTTTCCTTTACCGAGGGAATCAACGATATCGCTGACCTGCATGAAGGCATGAGGCTGCCCGGCATTGTGACCAATGTGACCAAGTTCGGTGCATTCGTGGACGTCGGTGTCCACCGGGACGGGCTGGTTCATATCAGTCAGCTTGCGGATCGGTTCGTACGTGATCCTTCGGAAGTGGTCGCTCCGGGACGTGAAGTTGTCGTGACGGTCATCGGCCTGGACCAGAAAAGGGGTCGGATCAATCTGAGTATGAAATCAGGGCTGAACGGAGACTAA
- a CDS encoding DsrE family protein, protein MKSFRFTLILALVSFCLLCSAALAGTPKHIVTMVATDDVNRAAMAIEFTHAAMINKGLDATIFFNVYGVNLVNKEMPSPLYPNGKSIRAMLESFMKDGGSVLACPMCMKNVGGMENADLMQGVVAQKGGGMTAVTQPDTLVLNY, encoded by the coding sequence ATGAAATCCTTTCGTTTCACTCTCATTCTTGCCCTTGTTTCCTTTTGCCTGCTGTGCTCGGCAGCATTGGCCGGGACACCCAAACACATCGTGACAATGGTCGCAACCGACGACGTTAACAGAGCGGCGATGGCCATTGAGTTTACCCATGCGGCGATGATTAACAAGGGGTTGGATGCCACCATCTTTTTCAATGTGTACGGAGTCAATCTCGTCAATAAGGAAATGCCATCCCCTCTATATCCCAATGGCAAGAGCATCAGAGCCATGCTGGAATCCTTTATGAAAGACGGAGGCTCGGTCCTGGCCTGCCCCATGTGCATGAAAAATGTGGGTGGCATGGAGAACGCAGACCTCATGCAAGGCGTTGTAGCACAAAAAGGCGGCGGCATGACAGCCGTGACGCAGCCTGACACACTGGTTCTGAATTACTAA
- a CDS encoding nickel-dependent hydrogenase large subunit, giving the protein MSQTTATSTRKRLIVDPVTRIEGHLKIEVELDNDHVKNAWVSTQLFRGIETILKGRPPEDAPLFTQRTCGVCTNTHALTSIRAIEDALDLTVPPLAQLMRHLILSALIVHDHLVHYYHLHGLDWIDMAAATKADPAKAGRLVGQTSKRGDNPAELYIMQKRLKDFVASGQLGFLENAYFLGGNTAYRFTPEENLIMTYHYFEGLRVQLKLARAMALFAGKNPHAQSMVVGGMSCYDSLRPEVIGHFREIWEEVLEFAENAMMPDILLMTQRYPEALGYGKTSNFMAFSDFHDPSSGQDPYFKSGVLWGNDLGKHDKMDINNIAEHVSRSWYKGDEALKPYDGKTEPNYTSYEDKEKYSWSKAPRYKTEPMETGPLARRALAYAKGEKETKTMLDDFFSAANMKPDQLFSTMGRTISRVVETTMLTRRMKGWIDETEERIKSGDDSIYKKYTMPDTARGVGLCCVTRGALSHWISIKDSKIENIQLVVPSTWNLGPRCAEGKLSPAEQSLIGCPCPDPDRPVEILRTIHSFDPCIACSVHLVDNRDGSSRKFKVL; this is encoded by the coding sequence ATGAGTCAGACCACAGCAACCAGCACCCGAAAACGGCTGATCGTTGATCCGGTGACGCGGATCGAAGGTCACCTCAAAATCGAGGTGGAGCTTGATAACGACCATGTCAAGAATGCCTGGGTCAGCACCCAGCTTTTTCGCGGCATTGAAACCATCCTCAAAGGCAGACCTCCCGAGGATGCTCCGCTGTTCACCCAGCGGACCTGCGGGGTGTGTACCAATACTCATGCCCTGACGAGTATTCGCGCCATTGAGGATGCCCTGGATCTCACAGTGCCTCCTCTGGCGCAATTGATGCGTCACTTGATCCTTTCCGCTCTCATTGTTCATGATCATCTTGTTCACTACTACCACCTGCACGGGCTGGACTGGATTGACATGGCTGCCGCAACCAAAGCCGACCCGGCCAAGGCGGGCAGACTGGTGGGGCAGACCAGCAAACGTGGCGATAACCCGGCCGAGCTCTATATCATGCAGAAGAGGTTGAAGGATTTCGTGGCTTCCGGCCAACTTGGCTTTCTGGAAAATGCGTATTTCCTTGGCGGTAACACGGCATACCGTTTTACGCCCGAAGAAAATCTGATCATGACGTATCATTATTTTGAGGGCTTGCGTGTACAGCTCAAGCTGGCTCGGGCCATGGCTTTGTTTGCAGGAAAGAATCCCCATGCGCAGTCCATGGTGGTGGGTGGCATGTCATGCTACGATTCACTCAGGCCGGAAGTCATCGGGCATTTTCGCGAAATATGGGAAGAGGTTCTGGAATTCGCCGAGAATGCCATGATGCCGGATATCCTGCTCATGACCCAGCGGTATCCCGAAGCTCTCGGATATGGGAAAACGTCCAATTTCATGGCGTTCAGTGATTTCCATGATCCGTCATCAGGGCAGGACCCCTATTTCAAATCCGGGGTTCTCTGGGGCAATGATCTGGGAAAACATGACAAGATGGATATCAATAATATCGCGGAACATGTCTCCCGAAGTTGGTACAAGGGGGATGAGGCGCTCAAGCCCTATGACGGCAAGACCGAACCGAATTACACAAGCTATGAGGACAAGGAAAAGTATTCGTGGTCCAAGGCTCCAAGATACAAGACAGAACCTATGGAGACAGGCCCCCTGGCTCGCCGCGCCCTTGCCTATGCCAAGGGCGAAAAAGAAACGAAAACCATGCTCGATGATTTCTTTTCCGCTGCCAACATGAAGCCGGATCAGCTCTTTTCCACCATGGGACGGACCATCAGTCGAGTGGTGGAAACCACCATGCTTACCCGACGCATGAAAGGGTGGATTGATGAAACTGAAGAGCGAATCAAATCCGGCGATGATTCGATTTACAAGAAATACACGATGCCGGATACGGCCAGAGGCGTCGGATTGTGTTGCGTGACTCGCGGTGCCCTTTCACACTGGATCAGTATCAAGGACAGCAAGATCGAAAATATCCAGCTCGTAGTGCCATCTACCTGGAATCTCGGCCCCCGTTGTGCCGAGGGCAAACTCAGCCCGGCAGAGCAGTCTCTCATTGGCTGTCCCTGTCCTGACCCGGATCGGCCGGTGGAAATCCTCCGTACCATCCACTCATTTGACCCCTGTATCGCCTGCTCGGTCCATCTTGTTGATAACCGGGATGGTTCCAGCAGAAAGTTCAAGGTTCTCTAA
- a CDS encoding hydrogenase small subunit: MPSANKFDSLKMMAGDKKPSRREFMKFCGVMATFLGMGPAFVPQIAHALTTKKRPSVVYLHCAECTGCTEGLLRAYEPYFDEIIMSTISLDYCETVMAAAGTAAHHALEKALDNPEGFICVIEGGIPTRHGGEYGKVGGETMFQLCARVASKAQATIAMGSCACFGGVQSAKPNPSGAKGVNDALKAVGVEAINIAGCPPNPMNFVGTVVHLLTKGMPKLDTWNRPKIFFGDTVHAHCPRQEHFNKGEFAMSFDSPEAKKGWCLYQLGCKGPYTYNNCPTALFNQVNWPVQAGAPCIGCSEPNFWDDYSPFFSPILDGPKS; the protein is encoded by the coding sequence ATGCCAAGTGCGAACAAATTCGACTCTTTGAAAATGATGGCTGGTGACAAGAAGCCGAGCCGTCGTGAATTCATGAAATTCTGTGGTGTCATGGCCACTTTTCTCGGTATGGGACCGGCCTTTGTGCCACAGATAGCTCACGCCCTGACTACCAAGAAGCGTCCTTCGGTGGTCTACCTGCACTGTGCCGAATGTACCGGATGCACCGAAGGACTGCTCCGGGCATATGAACCGTATTTTGATGAAATCATCATGAGTACCATTTCGCTGGATTATTGCGAAACGGTTATGGCTGCGGCAGGGACGGCCGCGCATCATGCTCTGGAAAAGGCACTCGACAACCCGGAAGGGTTTATCTGCGTCATCGAGGGTGGTATTCCCACCCGGCATGGTGGCGAATACGGCAAAGTCGGTGGGGAAACCATGTTTCAGCTTTGCGCCCGAGTAGCGTCCAAGGCTCAGGCCACCATCGCCATGGGGTCGTGCGCCTGTTTCGGCGGTGTGCAGTCGGCCAAGCCGAATCCTTCGGGAGCCAAGGGGGTCAACGACGCCCTGAAAGCCGTGGGAGTTGAGGCCATCAACATAGCGGGCTGCCCGCCCAATCCCATGAATTTCGTGGGAACCGTGGTCCACCTGCTGACCAAGGGCATGCCCAAGCTCGACACCTGGAATCGCCCGAAAATATTCTTCGGTGACACAGTTCATGCACATTGCCCCCGTCAGGAGCATTTCAACAAGGGTGAGTTCGCCATGAGTTTCGACAGCCCCGAGGCCAAGAAAGGGTGGTGCTTGTACCAATTGGGCTGCAAAGGGCCGTATACTTATAATAATTGCCCCACGGCACTGTTCAATCAGGTCAACTGGCCCGTACAGGCCGGTGCCCCCTGTATCGGATGCAGCGAACCCAACTTCTGGGACGACTATTCGCCCTTCTTCTCACCTATTCTGGACGGTCCCAAAAGCTAA
- a CDS encoding cytochrome c3 family protein: MFRKVLLFTTAAVTAVIVTVASAYTVPDTVVLKRPDDNKPLAAWITKVKFPHGFHAIRVPCQKCHHKESDKTLGEFVPCRQCHSSDDPDDQTGFYRAWHSDGPPSCLGCHTLMRSQGGKNPVGCTSACHKPS; the protein is encoded by the coding sequence ATGTTCCGCAAGGTTCTGCTTTTCACCACGGCGGCAGTGACTGCCGTCATCGTCACCGTGGCGTCGGCCTATACAGTGCCGGATACTGTGGTTCTGAAACGACCGGATGATAACAAACCCCTGGCCGCCTGGATTACCAAAGTCAAATTCCCGCATGGTTTTCATGCCATCAGGGTTCCCTGTCAGAAATGTCACCACAAGGAGAGCGACAAAACTCTGGGAGAATTTGTGCCGTGCAGACAATGTCATAGCTCTGATGACCCCGATGACCAGACAGGATTTTACCGGGCCTGGCATTCCGATGGACCGCCAAGTTGTCTGGGGTGTCATACCCTGATGCGGTCTCAGGGTGGCAAGAATCCGGTGGGCTGTACTTCTGCCTGCCACAAGCCAAGCTAG
- a CDS encoding sigma-54-dependent transcriptional regulator, giving the protein MTQKVGILLVDDEVDFAVGLARLLSRRFPDERIKAVSSAAEALSLLQSDSFGLMLSDLNMPGMDGVELLRRAKAMQPELGVIMLTAYGTVKTAVDALKVGAYDFLTKPVAPENLFLTVERGLERARLLGENSRLQDLLERQCGSNELVGDSLPLRRLKDGVQAVAGSDYTVLIRGESGTGKELVAQTIHQLSGRRNSPLLTVNCPAIPDQLLESELFGHVKGAFTGADRDRKGIFVSADGGTLLLDEIGDISPGIQTKLLRALQEGEIRPVGSSRTIPVDVRILASTNQPLEDKIKDGSFREDLYYRLNVLNINVPALRERCDDIVILARHFLTLSCEEMKVKPKSMTPEAVAYLTTKSWPGNVRELQNFVRRLAVFSSGELLDLPHLRLVEGLDGNHCNTASGLAPYKDAKEKVVDNFTRTYVEELLTQSGGNVSAAARHSGLSRVALQKILKRLNIEAGAFK; this is encoded by the coding sequence ATGACACAGAAAGTAGGAATCCTGCTCGTTGATGACGAAGTCGATTTTGCCGTTGGATTGGCGCGTTTATTGAGCCGTCGTTTTCCTGATGAACGAATCAAGGCCGTCTCTTCCGCTGCTGAAGCTCTGTCTCTTTTACAGTCTGATTCTTTCGGGCTGATGCTGTCGGACCTGAATATGCCAGGCATGGATGGAGTGGAATTATTGCGGCGGGCCAAGGCTATGCAGCCCGAGCTAGGCGTGATCATGCTTACGGCTTACGGGACAGTCAAAACCGCAGTGGATGCGCTCAAGGTCGGCGCGTATGATTTCCTGACAAAACCCGTTGCCCCGGAGAACTTGTTCCTCACGGTGGAACGGGGGCTTGAGCGCGCTCGTCTACTGGGTGAAAACTCGCGTTTGCAGGACTTGCTGGAAAGGCAGTGCGGTTCCAATGAATTGGTGGGAGACAGTCTTCCTCTGCGCCGCTTGAAGGATGGAGTCCAGGCCGTGGCCGGGTCCGATTATACGGTCCTGATCAGGGGCGAATCCGGTACGGGCAAGGAGTTGGTCGCCCAGACGATTCATCAACTGAGCGGGAGGAGAAACAGCCCCTTGCTCACTGTCAATTGTCCCGCTATCCCGGACCAGTTGCTGGAAAGCGAATTGTTCGGGCATGTAAAAGGGGCATTTACCGGCGCGGACCGCGACCGCAAGGGGATTTTTGTTTCTGCTGATGGCGGGACGTTGTTGTTGGACGAAATAGGGGATATTTCTCCGGGGATCCAGACCAAGTTGCTCCGCGCGCTCCAGGAGGGTGAAATCCGGCCCGTGGGGTCCAGCCGGACCATTCCCGTAGATGTCCGTATCCTCGCTTCCACCAACCAGCCTCTGGAGGATAAGATCAAGGACGGCTCTTTCCGGGAAGACCTATACTATCGTCTCAATGTATTGAACATCAATGTCCCGGCCCTACGAGAGCGGTGCGATGACATTGTCATCCTTGCCCGTCATTTTTTAACTCTTTCCTGTGAAGAGATGAAGGTCAAACCCAAAAGCATGACCCCGGAGGCCGTGGCATATTTGACGACAAAAAGCTGGCCGGGCAATGTTCGGGAGCTCCAGAATTTTGTACGGCGTCTTGCCGTGTTCTCCTCCGGTGAATTGCTTGATCTGCCCCACTTGCGTCTGGTGGAAGGGCTGGATGGAAACCATTGTAACACTGCTTCGGGCCTGGCTCCATATAAGGATGCCAAAGAGAAAGTGGTCGATAATTTCACTCGAACCTATGTCGAGGAATTGCTCACCCAATCCGGGGGAAATGTCTCGGCAGCGGCCCGGCACAGCGGTTTGTCCAGAGTGGCTTTGCAGAAGATTCTCAAGCGGTTGAATATCGAGGCCGGAGCTTTTAAGTAG
- a CDS encoding c-type heme family protein, protein MSVFGPKNLQAKFLMGLGAIVLLLGVFFASSLYFHLSSLLDSQVRDKADLVFSQVTSVQSYVREILRPKMYSTLPEGEFVIEAMSSSYISRAIMDRLNVAHSEYYYRRVADNARNPLFETNTNERELLEYFKSHPGEAFWEGNREVEGRDYFVKARPVVFGASCLSCHGVPEDAPPVLLERYGTERGFGHTLGEVAGLVVVGVPLEGALSKIREATAGYALLYGGGMVLFYALVQMFFNRVVMSKLRRVTDRFRILFQEEAELGLIEKLEQGDEIEEVVQGLEELGDHIHGMHYQLRQHSENLEQMVEVRTGELKFEAEERRADVGLFVQLLDGLNKSNSRRQMWEYSLPLVVKRFRAREAGFICMLASQTYYTWPEGTAKPDLPTGWKEILTEVKPYYQPGRAYIPVAASDCSSEGILCLKWDEGARITEQDRNVLRALGQQLGIAMENLAALHNLVRQKDMLQVIVEGISDPLLLMDGACSVVLANEAARALSGSFGGRLDDVSCSALFENGGVFGHCPLHTALELGETLSREVKVEDGRAFSVNVFPVAEGTAEEGRGVVYVRDVTQEKQMLASMQQSEKLATVGQLAAGLAHEINNPLGVIKCYAELIKDGESSETLSSDVDVIIKHATQAENVLQDLLNFARPKQNLPGRVDMGRVIENAVNIFRVQAEKKGVSVHRSMVEGIPSIAVNEQSVEQILANLLKNSLDAVESDTGRIDVSADYDSSADIIILSVSDNGPGIREADQGKVFDPFFSTKEVGKGTGLGLAVVYGLAHELGGTIEVKNLSGAVFTLRLPVNRSDKGSM, encoded by the coding sequence ATGAGTGTTTTCGGACCGAAGAATCTTCAGGCCAAATTCCTTATGGGATTGGGAGCGATAGTTCTGTTGCTTGGTGTCTTTTTTGCGTCGAGCCTGTATTTTCATCTCAGTTCCCTGCTGGATTCACAGGTGAGGGACAAGGCGGACCTGGTTTTCAGTCAGGTCACGAGTGTGCAGAGCTACGTGCGGGAAATCCTCAGACCCAAGATGTACAGCACGCTGCCGGAGGGAGAGTTTGTCATTGAGGCCATGTCCTCTTCCTATATTTCACGGGCAATCATGGATCGGCTCAATGTGGCTCATTCGGAATACTATTATCGGCGGGTTGCCGATAATGCCAGGAATCCTCTGTTTGAGACCAATACGAATGAGCGGGAACTTCTGGAGTATTTCAAGAGCCACCCCGGAGAAGCCTTCTGGGAAGGGAATCGTGAAGTGGAGGGGCGGGATTATTTTGTCAAGGCGCGCCCTGTGGTTTTTGGCGCATCCTGTCTGAGCTGTCACGGCGTCCCTGAGGATGCTCCGCCTGTCCTCCTGGAGCGGTATGGCACCGAGCGGGGGTTTGGTCATACTCTGGGTGAGGTGGCAGGTCTGGTGGTTGTCGGCGTGCCGCTGGAAGGAGCGTTAAGTAAGATACGCGAAGCCACGGCCGGATATGCTCTCCTCTATGGCGGTGGCATGGTTCTTTTTTATGCTCTGGTCCAGATGTTTTTCAATCGGGTGGTCATGAGCAAACTTCGTCGGGTTACGGATCGGTTTCGAATACTCTTTCAGGAAGAGGCGGAATTGGGGCTTATCGAAAAGCTGGAACAGGGGGACGAAATCGAGGAAGTGGTGCAGGGACTTGAGGAATTGGGAGACCATATTCATGGAATGCACTATCAACTGAGGCAGCATTCGGAAAATTTGGAACAGATGGTCGAGGTCCGAACCGGGGAATTGAAATTCGAGGCCGAGGAACGCCGGGCAGATGTCGGCCTGTTTGTTCAGCTGCTGGACGGATTGAACAAGAGCAATTCCCGACGCCAGATGTGGGAGTATTCTTTGCCTCTCGTGGTCAAGCGTTTTCGGGCACGCGAGGCAGGTTTTATTTGTATGCTCGCCTCGCAGACATATTATACATGGCCGGAGGGAACGGCTAAACCGGATCTGCCTACCGGTTGGAAGGAGATCTTGACCGAGGTCAAACCGTACTATCAACCCGGCAGGGCCTATATTCCCGTTGCGGCGTCAGATTGTTCATCCGAAGGTATCCTCTGTCTGAAGTGGGATGAAGGTGCCCGGATTACGGAGCAGGATCGTAATGTCCTGCGCGCCTTGGGCCAACAACTGGGTATTGCCATGGAAAACCTGGCCGCCTTGCACAACCTGGTTCGGCAAAAGGACATGCTTCAGGTCATTGTCGAAGGTATCAGTGATCCCCTGCTGCTCATGGATGGCGCATGCAGTGTGGTTCTGGCCAACGAGGCCGCCCGTGCCCTGTCAGGTTCCTTCGGCGGCAGGCTGGACGATGTCTCCTGTTCTGCCCTGTTCGAAAATGGTGGTGTCTTCGGACATTGTCCGCTTCATACGGCCTTGGAATTGGGCGAAACACTTTCCCGCGAAGTGAAAGTCGAGGATGGCAGGGCTTTTTCCGTAAACGTTTTCCCGGTTGCCGAGGGAACTGCTGAGGAGGGGCGCGGCGTGGTCTATGTCCGTGATGTCACGCAGGAAAAGCAGATGCTCGCTTCCATGCAGCAGAGTGAAAAGTTGGCAACGGTTGGACAGTTGGCAGCAGGCTTGGCCCATGAAATCAACAATCCATTGGGGGTCATCAAGTGCTATGCTGAATTGATCAAGGATGGAGAGTCAAGCGAGACGCTGTCCAGTGATGTTGATGTGATCATCAAGCATGCGACCCAGGCTGAAAACGTCTTGCAGGATCTTTTGAACTTTGCCCGACCCAAACAAAACCTTCCGGGGAGAGTGGATATGGGGAGAGTCATCGAGAATGCGGTCAATATCTTCCGTGTCCAGGCTGAAAAAAAGGGGGTTTCCGTACATCGATCCATGGTTGAAGGAATCCCGTCCATCGCAGTCAATGAACAGTCCGTGGAGCAGATTTTGGCAAACCTTCTCAAAAATAGTCTTGATGCCGTGGAGTCGGACACCGGGCGTATTGATGTCTCGGCAGACTATGATTCATCGGCAGATATAATTATCCTCAGTGTGTCGGACAACGGTCCGGGCATTCGGGAAGCGGATCAGGGCAAGGTGTTCGACCCATTTTTTTCCACCAAGGAAGTGGGCAAGGGAACCGGCCTCGGATTGGCTGTCGTCTATGGACTAGCCCATGAATTGGGAGGAACCATTGAGGTGAAGAATCTCAGTGGCGCGGTCTTCACACTTCGCCTTCCGGTCAACCGTTCGGACAAAGGGAGCATGTGA